The Zalophus californianus isolate mZalCal1 chromosome 6, mZalCal1.pri.v2, whole genome shotgun sequence DNA window CCTCCATCCCATCCAACGAGACTACCCCCTTTCACCAGACAACCCTTTATGGACTTGAACATCCTTGGGTACCCTCCTTCTACAGCCAAGCactctttattttctgtatctgtatATACTTTCAGGCCACTCACCTCCCTGCCTTCTACACATTTGTCTTTATTGATGTGGTCTGCTCCGAACTGAGCATGGTCAGCATCTCAAGGGCAGAGACCATGGACAGAGGTCTGAATTCCTCCGCACTCTGCCTAAACAGACATTGGTCAACAATGTTTATACTTACTATCTGTCAGTGTGTTCTTATATTTTCTAGAGTACCCTGCTCACAATTTTAGTCAACAAGATAATGGCATGGACTGGGTTCTCATCCTGAGCGCTGCAGCAAAATGCTGTATcacaaatcctttaaaaataaatcaccaaATTCTAATGATTGGGTCTGGCAGACATTAGTTGTCTACTCAATTGTCTTTCCGTTCCCTGCCTTTTATGCTAAGGGAACCTGGATTCTGTTTGTAGAGGCAACGTGTCCTAGCCAGTCCTACCAATCCCGGTCCCTCCCTATTTCCCAGTTTCCGTGATAGCAAGAGCTGGTCCTACGACCTGGTTCTGGCCAATGGACTATAATGGGAAGTCCACGTTGGGGTGCTTCTGGGAATGGTTTTGCTTTTCTGATACAAGGGACAGACATGTTTGGTGCAGCCCTGCCTTTCTCCTGCCCTGACCTGGAAGGTGACGGTCAGAGCTATGGCAACCACCCTGCAACCATGAGGCAGCCAAGCAAGGACCCCAAagaacaccaaagaaagacaaaaagatacTAAGTCCTTGCTGCTATGGCTGAGAAGCCTATAAAATGCCAGCAATCTCCCATCTCCAGAGTCCTTGGTAGGTGGGGAAATCAATCTCATTTATTGATGCCTAAGCCACTTGCAGTCAAGTTCTCTGTAACTTGCAGCAGAAAGCAATTTTCACTGATAAAGTGGGCAATTACTTTCTAAATTAGGATGCTGAAGTCTTACAAACACCCAATggtgggagaaaaaagagaaggcaacTTGAACTTGAAATGAGAACATTGCCTTATTGTTTATATTCTTATAGTTTTAGCAAAATACCTAAAAAGTAGGCTCAGGGAGCATATTAAAATACTACTTAACTTATAATTACTATCTGGGATTATAAGACTGTATCATCTCATTGATATActttctggatttaaaaaaaacattaataatacTTACATGCAAAGTGTTCCAGATCTCTAATACTGTAATAAATACAGAGCCTTTGTTTTAACCACTGTTCAGCACTGTTAATCCCCGAACATGTGCAGGCCAAAATTTAAGTATTCATAAATTTGCTaagaatacaaaaagattgaTAATCACTGGAATCCATGTTCCTATGTAGACTGAGACCTGTAGTTGAGCCCAGGACTGGATAGGGAGCTGTCCTCCTGGGCCAACACGGTAACACCCCTAAATTTTATAGACACAAGTATAAGGAGAAGTTCGTATCTACTCGGTGCTGGCCTCTGCTCTGAGAATTGTTAAGTATGTTATTTCACTTAGGGATTCCAACAACCCTATAAGGGAGATTCTATtagcccattttatggatggagaAATTGAGGCTAAGAGAGGATGAGTAACTCCCCAAGACCACAGAGGTAGGAAGGCAGTCTGACTTTGACCTCTAAGAACAGCTACAGTTCTGTCCTGCTTACTGGGCTAATTCTTGCCAGGCTGGCGTTGTTAAAGGCTCTCCACTGTTGCTAGTCCTGGGGTGCATCACCGCTCCTAACTGGTTCCCTCCATCTCGCCCACCCCTCTGTAAATAGTTCCTTCATTACATCCTCTTTGGTGACCCTGGGAGGGGACACCTGCTCCTTCCCAGCCCGTGGAGAGGTGAGATGTGCTTGGTCACCCTTTCGAGGAATAGGGGGAAAGGTAGTGAGAATAGGAAGAGTAGCCAAGTCCGTGCTGAGATGCTCCATCTCAAGGCCTGGAAAGAAAAGACCCAGGGCCCTCCTGGCTGTGGCTTGCTAGGCTTGCCTGGTgactatgtttgtttgtttgtttgcttttgattaTGTTTGAGGGTAGCAACTGTGCAGACGCCCAGAGGGGTCTGTGCCtccaaagcagaagaaagaagcaCTAGCCTCAGGGTCAGACCTGGATGTAATCCCTGACTCTACCTCTTAGCATgtgagtgaccttgagcaagtttccTCACCTTTTTGTGCCTCGATTTCTGCACCTGTACGAAATAATAGTATGTACCTTGTAGGATCGTTGTGACGACTGAATGAGTTAGTATGTGTAAAGCACTTGAAATACTGTGAATGGCACCTGGTGAGGGATCAGTAAGTGTCAgttaatagtattattattaaaaatcctGTTCTCTATTTTGGTAGAACGGTTGCGGCCGCGGAGGCTCTGGCAGCTCGGGACTAAGTGCAAGTTAACAGAATCACCATGATTCTTCAGAGGCTCTTCAGGTTCTCCTCTCCCATTCGGTCTGCAGTCTCAGTTCATTTGAGGAGGAACATTGGTGTTACAGCAGTGGCATTTAATAAGGAACTTGATCCTGTACAGAAACTCTTCGTGGACAACTTTAGAGAATACAGAACTAAGCGACAGGCATCTGGAGGACCCGTTGATATTGGCCCAGAGTACCAGCAAGACCCAGAGAGGGAGCTTTTTAAGCTTAAGCAAATGTATGGTAAAGCAGACATGAATACGTTCCCAGACTTCAAATTTGAAGATCCTAAATTTGAAGTCATCGAAAAACCCCAGTCCtgaagaaagaatgtaaaatttatttggtaACTTGTCCTAGATTAGTTGTACAACTGTATCAGAATAAACATACATTTCTCAGCTGTCAAGTGTTCTTTTAATTCTgattccaaataaattatttggtgATGTTGggtgtacaaaaaaaaaaaaaaatcctgttctcTATTTCGACCGTATCACTATCAGCATCGTGATATTGTGGCTCAGTTTTGCAAGATGCTACCACTGGGAGAAATGGGGTAAAGGGCACATGGAATCCCTGTGTATTATTTCTCACAACTACATGTGAATCTCCACTTACCTCAAAAATCAAAAGATTAATTAACAAGACTGTTAGCTGCTTGTGGAAATATACAATGGTACACAGCTGTTCTAGAAAGCAccttggcaattcctcaaaaagtgaaacaagatTATCATCCATATCGTATGGCCCAGCCATTTCATTCCTGGGTATGTccccaaaggaactgaaatcaggaACTCTAGCAGGTATTTGTATCTCAATGTTCATGGCAGTTAATACTCCCAAGAGTCacaaggtggaagcaacccaactgtcTCTTGGCAGaagactggataaacaaaatgtggtgtatccatacaatgagTATTATCCAGCTATAAAAAGGGATGCTGTTCTGACCTGCCACAGCACGGAcgaacattatgctcagtgaaagaaggaaaggagaggagagatgtatgattccacttacgaGAAATACCTAGAGTAGACAGAGGGCAGACTGGAAGTTACCAGGGGtagtggggcagggagaatggGTATCACTGCTTCATGAGTACAGGGTTTCTGACTGGGATGAGAAAAATGTTTGGGAACTAGAATCACTGTCAGTGTGCTTAGCGCCGctcaactgtacacttaaagatGACTTCAAAATGGCAGACTTTGTTATCTATATTTTGTCACAATTAAAAATACTTCAGCTTCCTCAAGCTCATGGAATTTATGTAACATAAAATGTGTGAAAGCAGCCAAGTGCttggtacacagtaggcacttaaaagtcatttctttccttccatctgcCTATGGAAGGTGGTAGGGTCTGGCAAGAACTGACAGCCTCCTtcttgggaagagagagaaacacaccCCCTTAGTTGTAACTACATGAGTTAAGatacctggggaaaaaaaaaaaaacacaacaaaacagacaaaaaaaccctTAAGAAAGTAAGGTTCAGAGAGGTCGAGTATTGTGCCCAGGAGCACACAGCTCCAGCACAGCTTCCCTCTGGAATACACCCACAGGGTGGAGTGCTGCCTCTGTCCGACCCAGGACAGAGGCTCCGGCTTGGCTTCAGCTGTACAGCCCCTGACCCATCAGGCTCCTCCCTGGGCTGGTGCCCCTCCACAGTGGCCCATCCCACTTCCCAACTCAGGGCACAGGAAACATTCAAGAAGCTGCAGGGCCACTCTGGGGCAGAAAATCCTTGGAAGGAGGGGGTGTCAGCCTCCCCCAACTTCTTGATCCCATCCGCGCCCATCTGCTGACCTCTCCAACCCCCCCACAGGTCTGTCTGTGTCCAGAGGTGGTGGCTGCCTCGTCCTGGATCAGATGTCCACTTGCTGACTTGGTAAGAGCAGGCTTCTGACTTTTTTCTTAATGGAAGTAAAATAATTCCTGCTTTCCTCCACCTAcctcctttcttctcattttccctcCCTAAGCTGGACAAGATCCCAGGCTTTCGGAAGTAAAAATAGCCAAGAGTGCAGGGGCACAGCCACCAGGGGGGCAGTTCAAGTTTCTTTCTTATCTCCCCGGGCACTAAAAATAACCAGCGAGAGCTCTGAGGAGCATGGCCCTGCAcctggcccagagcctggcccagacGCTGCTCCTGTCACATTTCTCTTCCCACAGGAAATGTTCAGACCAGGCTGGAGAGGGAAAGGCCTCTGAGCCTGAGcgctccgccccccgccccaggccgcCTCTGCAGAGCCTCCGCGCGCGTCTAAGGGCAGGATCTCTCCTGACATTGCCAAGTGTTCCTGGTCAGGGCCTTTCTCTTCGCCTGACCCACAAATCCCACCCTCCATTCAATGTCCTTGGTTTATGAATGATGTAAGCAGGTTCACGTTTGTGCAATGCTTCACAGTTTACAAAGCTATTTCCATATCTTATTAATTCTGCATAACAATATTGAGGGAAGGAGAATCCATGATTATTGTTATTCCCATgtgaaaactgaagctcagaaaggacTGGTAACTTGCTCAGGGACACAGAGCCAGGAAATATCAGAGGAAGGAGCTGAACCTTGACCTCCAAGTCCTATCTCCTTGGCTTTGAACTTGAGACCACCAGACTGTGGGATCGTTGGGATGCCATGGAAAGCCTCTGAATGATACAGACTTTTGAGTACTTACTCCTTGAGGTTCTGAGTCAGAAGGTCTCGGGGGATGTCCAGGAATGGATAATTTTTCAATGTTCCTCCAGCGATTCTGATAACTTGCCAGGTCTGGGGAGCACTGTCCTAAACCTGTTTTATTCAGTACTGTATCTGACCAGTCTTCCTCCTTGGGGACTTAGGGTTGACTGCCTGTAAGTTCTACCAAATTACAGCTGACTCATCTCTATGAAGAGGAAACCACCCAGAAGGTGATGCGGGTACCCAGAGGCTGCAGGTTATGAGGGCATGCTGATGGGTGCCCCAGCACAGCAGAATGCCCTCAGCACTTATCTACACCCCTGCACATGCGGGGCTTCCTTTAATACCTGTCCTGCAGGGGGGTCTGCGTGACAGGTATGCTCACCTTGCTGCCCAGGACAGGATGGCTCTTTGGGGCTGCCTCTTAGCCTGGTGCCCTAACGTAATGGTGAAGAGAGAGTCTCAGTCTCATGCCTCATTCACTAGAAGTCAAGGGAGCCTCGTAGGTGGATAAACCCACACGCTACCTAATATCCTGGGGCTTGTACCAATGGCTCCTGGATGGGTACAATGGTCCTGAATGAGGAGCCCTTGGCCCCTCGTCTATTAAATTATCCATCAGCTGCTCTCTTCTCTAGACCCTTCTCACTCAGGCCATCATACGCCCAAGGGCATTCCAGCAAGCCTGGGTTATCACTGCATTCCCAGCGGCCAAGAAGACTCCAACACTGTGCAAGCAACAGGGCAAAGCTATTTAGACCTATTTAGACCTCCCCGTCCTTTCCCttactcttttctcccctttgagGAAAAGCTACAGGCTTTGCTACTTGGCCAAGCTATCTACACTGAGTTGGAATGGGCTTCTTAAAAGCAAGTCTCACATAACCAAGGAGACTAGCTACCACTCAGCTCAGTTATTTACTAGCAGCGTGGCCTCGGGCAAATTAAACTCATCATACCAGGCACGGCCAATAGTTGTCAGCTGTGCCAATGCCTTCCACTTCCTAGTCTgtggcagacattgctaatcgCTCACAGCACTCTTGCCTACCAATCCCAATTGTGCCTACGCCTTTGGATCATGCATCTAGGCAGTCACTCGCCACCCCACAACTGACGGTGCAACTAAAGGCAATTTACCATCCAGGAGCCTGAATTATTTCTCAGGTTCTATCTCTAAAAACTCTGGTTCTGTAATCATAGGCCTTAATCTGACTTCAGGTACCTCTTAGGTGGGCTTCAGGGGTTCTGTGACGCTCCTAAAATTGTCTGCAAAATTTTATGTGCAAGTacttgtgtgtgttttatggCAGAATTTTCACTGGATTTTCGAAGGAATTCAAGGATCTCTAAATCAGTAACAACTGGATTAGAGGCTGTCACCGTAAAAAGCAGGCaaacaagcaaatgaataaataatttcaagttgGGAGAAGTTCAACAAGGAAGTAAACAAAAGGATAAGGTAAGAAAGGAAGTGGGAAGAGAGGCCTTCTGAGATGGCACGTAAGTGTGGGCTGCAAGGGTGAGGAGCCAGCCAtggggagggcattccaggcaggggaacAGCCCAAAGCTCGTAGGATGGGAAAGAGTCTGTCATGCTTGAGGATCAAAAGTAAACCAGtagggctggagcagagtgagcaggAGTGAGGGGCCAGGAGAGAAATGGGACCGGATGATACTGAAAAGGGAGGAGGGGCTAGATCACACAAGGTCTTGAAGaccagtaaaaaaataaagtagaaaaacagGGAAAAGGCTCAGGCAAGCACCTCACCGAAAAGGAATCCCAAGTGGCTAGTATGCATATGAAATATGCTTATCTGATAGTGGAGAGAGTACAGATCAAAGTGATAGTAAGACACCAGTTCACGCACactagcaaaaatttaaaaagcgttggtgaggatatggagcaaccaGAACGCCTAAACACGAGTAGGTAAGTCAGCACAACCTAATCAAAAACAGTTTCATATCATCTGATAAAGCTGAAGATGCACATACCTGGCACTTCTACCCCCCAGGCCTGAAATCCCTTACACACGAGCACCAGGGCACCAGGGCATATGAGACACTGCTTCCTcagcagcagaaagggaaatcaaaCTCCCCTAAACTCATCCAATGATCCTACAGTGCAGGAGTTTGCAAACTAAGGTCTTTGGGCTAAACCCAGTGCTTTGCCTGCTCATCAGAACACAGCtctgttcattcatttcatttcttcatcatcTGTGGCTGCTTTCGCTCTGGAACAAGGGCGGAGTTCCGTAGCTGCCAGAGGCCTTCCGGctaacaaagcctaaaatatttattctctggcTGCCTCCTGCTATACAGcaatgcaaatgaatgaattacagcACCATGTAACAAGAGCATTCATCTCAGAAATACCATCTAAAATAACTGAGATGCAGAATATGCATAGTATAATTTCATTtgaaacaaacaacccccccaaaagaCCCGTAAAGATATAAACgtgataaaactattttaaaaagcaaaggaaaaacaatatgAAACCAGGTAAGTTACCTCTGAGGGTAATAAAAATGGGAAAGGGCACAAAGGGAACCTGAAGAATCAGggtaaatttttttctcctattggATGGAAGGTATCCGTATTCTtcatactttacatatatttttggcATGTTGATTGCCCACTAAAATACATTATTCCCGTTTTCCAAACCAATAGAGTTTTAGCTGGACACATGGCATCCCACCCAGCTAAAGACTACAATTCCCAGACTTCCTTGCAGAGGTATGGCCATTTGACCAGGTTCCACCAATGGGCTGTGAGTGGAAGGAACACGTGCCACTTCTGGGTCCCATCCTTCCAATGAGCTGGCGAGGCTATGCTTCCTTCTGGCTGCCTGAAAGACGGTGATAGAGTAAATGCTATCAACTCTTTGGGGAAGTTTTGTTGGAAAGGGGAGCAGGGTGAGGTAGCAATAGCTGGATGAAGGTGAAGGGTTAAAATACAGTTGTgggggtttttaaattttaattttgtttttataagggGAGAATAAAAGTATGTTTGTGTGCTGATGAAAATGATCCAGTAGTGAGCAAGGGTCTGACGATGCTGGAAGAAGAAATGATACTACATGACTGAAGTCCTTGATGACGAAAGAAGAGAGAGCATAGGCAGGGAGACCGGCTTTAGACAGGAGCAGAGATATCTGTAACAGGGgtaaagacaggaaacaacaggtagGTTTGTGGATTCAACGGCAGGTGGGTAAGAAATTCCCCCACTtgactgtttccatttttttcaagaaaatgtaaagCAACGTCCTTGGCCAAGGATGGGGGAGAGAGGCCATGGGAGATTCAAAGCTGCCTCTTGGATCACGGAAGAAAATCAGTTCATAGCACGATGAAGAACATCCATCTCCAATCAAGGACTGACATCCTACTTTGTGGTACAACTCCGGGGCTTTCCCTGAAGAGTCGGGAGCAAGATGAAAATGACTATGATTaggattcccattttacagaggaggaaaaggaggctgACAGAGATTTAAGTAAAGCACCAGGAGAGCTGATTAGTGTGGTCACACTGGGGTCTCACTGGGTCTGTATGATCGCCGAACCTGTTATTTCGTGCTTTGGCACACCAAAAGTCCTGCATGAACAGTAATGAGGATTCGGCACAGACAAGATCATCCCCTGTGGCTTCATTCAGTTAACATCTCCCTAACCATCAGGTCATCGTGCCTGAGCGGCCCAGAGGCTGCAGGCCACGTGGAAAGATCTCGTGAGCTGTCAGACTTTGAGTGTGTACTcgcacacgtgcatgtgtgtgcgtcgATGCGCACGTGCGTAAGATGGAAAGtggttgtggggggaggggacacaaaTATACACCAGGGTTCTTGGGCTCTAGTTCAAAACTACTCCCTGAAGTGCCGAAGAGCAGGTTTGTTTCAGAACACTAATGcattgtggaaaagaaaaaagaacttttaaaggCAAGTCATCTCTCCCATCCTCTTTCTTCGTTCAGAGGGCCAGAAAAGTGGTATTTCTGGCAGGGGCTAGAGGCGGAATACTCTATAAATACAAAGCCATTAAATCCCATGCAGCGGGAACCTGATCGGAGCCTCCTTTTAATTTCCTGACAGGAGCTGGCCACTAACCCAATTACCCA harbors:
- the LOC113910552 gene encoding ATP synthase-coupling factor 6, mitochondrial-like — encoded protein: MILQRLFRFSSPIRSAVSVHLRRNIGVTAVAFNKELDPVQKLFVDNFREYRTKRQASGGPVDIGPEYQQDPERELFKLKQMYGKADMNTFPDFKFEDPKFEVIEKPQS